The DNA window GCGCTGCACGCGAAGCCGGCGCGCGCGTGGCCCTCACCGGGTACGGCGGCGACGACTGGTTCACCGGCAGCCCGGCCCACACGACCGATCTCCTGCGCCGCGGGCGCCTGGTCGCCGCGTGGCGGCAGCTGCGCGCCGACGCGCGGCTGCCCGGCCGCAACTACTCGCTGGCGAGCCTCGCGCGCGGCGCGCTCGCGCCGGTGGTGCCGGCTCCAGTCCGCTCCGTGGCGCGCCTCCTCCGGCGGCACGCGCCACCGTTCGACTGGATCCGGCCGGAGTTCCGGCGGCGCATCTGCCTGGACGACCGCCTTCGCCCCGAGCGGGTGCAGGGGTTTCGCTCCCTCGCGCAGTCCGAGGTGTACCGCGTCGCCACGTGCGCGGCGACCATGATCGGCGACGAGATGGAGGAGCGCGCCGCGGCGGCGGCGGGAATCGAGCAGCGCCACCCCTTCAACGACCGCCGGCTCGCCGAGTTCGGTCTCGCGCTGCCCGAGCCTCAACGCTGGTCCGGCGGGAAGACGAAGGTGGTGTTGAGGCGCGCGCTCCGCCTTCATGGCGGCGTGCCGGAAAGCGTGCTCGCCCGCGACGACAAGGCGGAGTTCTCCAGTTCGTTTGTCGATGCCGTGCAGGCGTTTGGAGGGGGCGCGGCGTTCACCCGGCTCCGCACGGCGGACCGCGGCTGGGTGGACGAGGACAAGGTACGGGCGCTCTACGGGCACATGATGTCGCTTTACAGGCGTGGCGATGAGGCGTACATTCCCGTAAGCGGCTTCCTGTGGTCAATACTGAGCCTTGAACTCTGGCTCGAGGCTCTGGAGGGGAACGGTGACAGAGAACACTCCGGCACAACCCGGGGCACGTCAGCCGTCTGAACCACCGCAGCCGGCGCGACGGCGCTACGAGCCGCCGCGCCTGGTGGAGTACGGCAGCGTTGGCAAGCTGACGCAGACCTGCGGCATCACCACGAAGGCCACCGGCAACATGCTCCGCGTCTGCCTGTGACCGGTATGCGCACCCTGCGTGCGGCTCTCTGGCTGCTCGCGGCGCGCGCCTGGCTGGTGCTCACGCCGCGGCGCGCGCTGGCGTGGCGGAGGCCTGTGCCGCACCCATCGAGGACCGACCTTGAGACCGCCGCCCAGTTCGCGCTGGCGGTCCAGCGCGCCGCCAGACACCTGCCGTTCCGCCCGACATGCCTCGAACAGGCGCTCGCACTCGAACGCCTCCTCCGCTCGGAGGGGCTCGATGCCGCCGTGGTGGTCGGCGTCCGCCGCGCACGCGCGACCCTCGACGCCCATGCGTGGCTCGAACACCAGGGGCGGACGCTGCTCGGCGCCACGCCGGGCCGGCGCTACGAAACGCTGCATCGGACGAATCGGACGTAAGCCCGTCCCATCGTGTCACGCGTCATCGACGAACACCGGCAGTATCTCCGCGATCGACATCGTCTCGACGCGTTCGCGCGCGCGATACACGCCGTCGTCCGCCCGGGCGATCGCGTGGTCGATCTCGGCAGCGGAACCGGCGTGCTCGGCCTGCTTGCCTGCCGGGCCGGCGCGCGCATCGTGTTCGCAATCGAGGCGACCGGAATCATCGGCCTTGCGTCGGCCGTGCGCGATGCGAACGGCATGCACGATCGACTGACGTTCGTCCGGGGGCACTCGACGACCGTCACGCTTCCGGAGCGCGCCGACGTGATCGTCACCGACCAGATCGGGCGCTTCGGCTTCGAGGGGGGCATCCTCGAGTGCGTGGCCGACGCGCGCGCGCGACTGCTCGAGCCGGACGCCCGCTTCGTGCCCGCCGCCATCACCCTCCACGTCGCGCCCGTCGAGAGCGGGCAGATGTACGAGCGGATCGAGTTCTGGGATCTGCAGCCCGCCGGACTTGATTTCCACTCCGTTCGCCACCTGGCCGCCAACACCGTGTATCCGGCGCGGCTCCGCCCGGAGCATCTGCTGGGGCCGCCGGCCGCCACGGTTCGGCTCGACCTCGCGTCGGCAACGTCGGAACGATTCTCGTTTGATGTCACGCTTCCCATCGCCCGCGCAGGGGTGCTGCACGGGATCGGTGGCTGGTTCAGCGCGGAACTGGCGCCCGGCGTGACGATGACGAACTCTCCGCTCGACGCGGCCCGCATCCGCCGGCGCCAGGTCCTGCTGCCGATCGAACGCCCGGTCCGGGTGATGCAAGGCGACCGCGTTGACGTGCGCGTCGAGGTGCTGCCTGGCCAGTTGATGGTTGCCTGGGAAGTGCGGGTGACACGGTCCTCCGGCAGCGACGTGTTTCGCCATTCGACGCTGCGAGGGATGCTCTTCACGCGCGAAGACCTCGAGCACACGCGCCCCGGGTTCCGTCCTGCCCTGACACCGCGCGGCCTGGCCCGTCGATCGGCGCTGGAACTCTGCGACGGCACGCGCACGCTGGCGGCGATCGAGGACGAGGTCTACCGCCGGCACACGGATCTGTTCGCCTCCCGCCACGAGGCCGCCGTGTTCGTTGCCGAAGTGGTGACGCGATACGCACGCGATGCCGTTCGCCCCGACGTCGATGAGGAGCGGGCGCTGACCTGATGGCGCGCTACCGGTTATCCGGGTTCATAGTGGAAAGCAGCCTGGCGCTGCCCGAGCTTCTACCCGCGTCGGGTACCCCTTCCTGTCTGTTCGAGCTGGCGACCGCCGCGCGCGCCCGCCAGCGGCCGCGGTGGTATCACCACTGGCAGGAAGCCGGCCGGCGCTGGGTTTCGTTCGCGCGATTGCCCTCCGGTTACCTGCTGCGGTTCCCGGGACTGGCAGACTTCGAAGTCTCGCGGGATGGCTCACACATCTCGGTACGCCCGCGCCGCCAGATGCCACCCGAAACGCTCCGCCACCTGCTGCTCGATCAGGTCTGGCCGCTCGCGCTGAGCGGCGCCGGGCGTTTCGTGATTCACGCGAGCGGCGTCGTCCTGCCCGACGGCCGCGCGGTGGCATTCGCCGGAACCGCAGGCGCCGGCAAGTCGAGCCTTGCCGCCGCGATGGCCGCCGCGGGCTGTCGTCTGGTCTCCGACGACTGCCTGCTCCTGGAGCGGACGGGATCGGACTGGCTGGCCGTTCCGAGTTATCCCGGGTTGCGCTTGTGGCCGGACATGCTCGCGGGATTGGAGGCGGACGAGGAGGGGACGTCCGAGGTGGCGCACTACACCAGCAAGAAGCGGCTCGCGCGGGGCGCCCTGCCGTTTTCCGTCGACGCCGCCCCGCTCGCGGCGGTGTACATCGTGCGCCCTCTTCCCGCCGGAGCCCCCACGAAGATTGCGCGACTCACCGGCGGCACACCCGTCATGGAACTCGTGCCGTCCACGTACCTTCTCGACTGCGAGGATCGAGTCCAGCTCGAGCGATCGTTCGCGCACCTCGCGGCGCTCACGACGATGGTGCCCATTCGGCAGCTGGATCTTCCGCACGCACTCGATCGGCTGGGAACCATTGCGCGCTCGCTGATGGGATCGCCCCCGAGCGGTGATGGCGGCGCGACGGCGCGGATGGCCTAGCGCTTGTCCGAGCGGTCGTGGGGCACGTGCGCGGTCGCCGCCGTGCAGCTCGCCACGTTACCGGCCAGGTCGCGTCCCTCGTACATCAACGAATAGACGCGCCCGCCGCCGGTGCCGGAACGCTCGGCCCGGACGAAGCCGCCGGTATCGGGCGTGCCGATCACGAAGCCCTGTATATCGCCGGCGGTATTGCCGTCGGCGCCGGCGTTGTCCGCCTCGCTGCTGCCGACGCCCGCGAGCGCGAATCCGGCAGACCCGGACGTGACGTCGAGCACGGACACGACGGTCCTCCAGGGCACCAGCTTGTGGTTTGGCGGCCACACGATGCCGCCGCTCACCGTCCCGCACAGGACCGACGGCGGCGTGCGATCCATCCGGATCGTCACCGAGAGCGTGGAAACATTCCCCGCCAGGTCGGTCGCCGACGCGCTGACCGCGGCCACGCCGTCGCTGGAAATCGTGACCTGCTGTGGCGTGAGCACCGCGAGCCCGGACAGCCCGGGCTGATCGGCCGCCGAGAACGACACCGTGACCGGCTGATGATGCCACCCCTTCGCATTCGGCGGCTCGCTCAGCGTGTACGAAATGACGGGCGGCGTCTTGTCGATGTTCAGAACGGCCTGCGCGTGGGATTCGTTTCCTGCCTGGTCGCGCGCGGTCCCGCGAATCGCCTGGCCGGCCCCCTCGGTCGTGACCGTCACGGGCGACGTGATCGACGCAATGCCCGACGCGCTGTCCCCCGCGATGAAGCTGACGACGACGTTCGAGTTGTGCCATCCGGCCGGGTTCGCCGCCGGGGATACCCCGGCGCGCCCCATGTCGGGCGCGACGCTGTCCAGAAGGAACCGCGCGCTTCGCGGCGCTTCGGCGTTGCCGTTCCGGTCGGTCGCAAAAAACGTGATCGTCGTCGGCCCCTGGAACGCCTGAGGGACGTCGATGGAGACGGAGCCGGCGTTGACCGTCTTCGCCGACGACTGGATGGCGGCCACTTGATACGTCATCGATCCGACACCGCTGCCTTCCCCATCGTCGGCGGTGAGCGTCACCGTAAAAGGCGACCGATGCCAGCCAGACGGCCCCGCAGGTTCAGAGACCGAGACCGTTGTGATCGGCGGCGCGGTGTCGGCGAGAATCCGAACCTCCTCGCTGCGGACCGTCTGCGCCGGATAGGCCTGGCGGCCAGACCCGGCGTCGTAGGTGGCCTTCACGTGCGCCGAAAAGGTGACGACGCCCTCGCCCGCCGTCCTGTAGGCGTAGGTCAGGTGCCGCGCGCCGGGGGCGAGCGGCGACAGGTCGGGCGGCGGTACGTCGACCGCGGTCACGATGCCGGAGGAAGCCGTCAGCACCGGATCAATCGTGTCGAAGACGACGTTCCCGCTATTGGCGAGCGTGAGCGTCACCGTCACGGTGTCGCCGATGCCGGCCGACGGGCGATCCGCACTGAGCATCGCCAGAAGTTTCGGCGCGGCGGCAGGAGCGATCGCGACCGCGCTGCTCGTCACCGGCGCCGCCGGGACCCTCGCGCCGGTGCTGTGG is part of the Acidobacteriota bacterium genome and encodes:
- a CDS encoding lasso peptide biosynthesis B2 protein, yielding MRTLRAALWLLAARAWLVLTPRRALAWRRPVPHPSRTDLETAAQFALAVQRAARHLPFRPTCLEQALALERLLRSEGLDAAVVVGVRRARATLDAHAWLEHQGRTLLGATPGRRYETLHRTNRT
- a CDS encoding lasso RiPP family leader peptide-containing protein — its product is MTENTPAQPGARQPSEPPQPARRRYEPPRLVEYGSVGKLTQTCGITTKATGNMLRVCL
- a CDS encoding 50S ribosomal protein L11 methyltransferase, with the protein product MSRVIDEHRQYLRDRHRLDAFARAIHAVVRPGDRVVDLGSGTGVLGLLACRAGARIVFAIEATGIIGLASAVRDANGMHDRLTFVRGHSTTVTLPERADVIVTDQIGRFGFEGGILECVADARARLLEPDARFVPAAITLHVAPVESGQMYERIEFWDLQPAGLDFHSVRHLAANTVYPARLRPEHLLGPPAATVRLDLASATSERFSFDVTLPIARAGVLHGIGGWFSAELAPGVTMTNSPLDAARIRRRQVLLPIERPVRVMQGDRVDVRVEVLPGQLMVAWEVRVTRSSGSDVFRHSTLRGMLFTREDLEHTRPGFRPALTPRGLARRSALELCDGTRTLAAIEDEVYRRHTDLFASRHEAAVFVAEVVTRYARDAVRPDVDEERALT